Proteins encoded in a region of the Rhizophagus irregularis chromosome 24, complete sequence genome:
- a CDS encoding uncharacterized protein (SECRETED:cutsite_THG-SC; SECRETED:prob_0.9638); SECRETED:SignalP(1-25): MNQKRFIILLTLLIFFLIHVDKTHGSCYPIGVRKDCDKEWDGANIIDASWVPGAPILNITTYVPDGGNGPNYPEAFGHFTFGNDQVKYRFLKKPIFVNDHHCTYTSPDEKNPYVSYWPHDESLRPAPGTWVRIWLAIYWRCNRFDGHIPKKVQCCHKNVFKNIYVNQ, from the exons atgAATCAGAAAcgctttattattttacttactttACTTATATTTTTCCTTATACATGTTGATAAAACTCATGGCAGTTGTTATCCTATTGGAGTAAGAAAAGATTGTGATAAAGAATGGG ATGGTGCTAATATTATAGATGCTAGTTGGGTACCAGGTGCGCCAATACTCAACATCACGACTTATGTCCCTGATGGTGGTAATGGACCAAATTATCCAGAAGCATTTGGCCACTTTACCTTTGGCAATGACCAAGTTAAATATAGATTTCTTAAAAAGCCTATATTTGTTAATGACCATCATTGTACTTATACAAGTCCTGATGAAAAAAATCCATACGTTTCATACTGGCCACATGATGAAAGTTTAAGACCTGCACCAGGAACATGGGTTAGAATTTGGCTTGCAATATATTGGAGATGTAATCGATTTGATGGTCATATTCCTAAAAAAGTACAATGTTGtcataaaaatgtatttaaaaatatatatgtaaatcaataa